In the Alphaproteobacteria bacterium genome, one interval contains:
- a CDS encoding M48 family metalloprotease, whose amino-acid sequence MFLFNKIKKVLVVTVLSLFCLTTTSISTSYAKTVIRDAEIEAYIKSYSRDIFKAAILNPSDITIFLIEDESPNAFVAGGMNIFIHTGLIEMCETPEELIGVIAHETAHIAGGHLARIHSQVENSKNNVLYSLLLATVVGLGSKNSQAGTAILAGGTETSKRGLLHYSRTQESVADSNAIRYLEKNNISSKGLLSFMEKLEKNSLLPESSQAEYLRTHPLSKNRIEIIKNRTASSNKKSKKLDRVKFDIIKNKIYSFLNPRKVLSKIKQPNNFIDSYSLVIANYKTGNTEKAIEIIDILITEQKNNPYLHELKGEILRNSGQINKSILAYKEANKKVNSALIKIELAKAMSESNNPLYDNQIIDLLNESLRIEKNSLTSWKLLAKTYKKQGNEALFRLSQAEADLLTRDFIKAKFNSKRAENILKEKQKTCQRCKDIVSFIEKQSKTK is encoded by the coding sequence ATGTTTTTATTTAATAAAATCAAAAAAGTCTTAGTAGTTACTGTTTTGAGCTTATTCTGCTTAACAACTACTAGCATTAGCACCTCTTATGCTAAAACAGTAATAAGAGATGCTGAGATTGAAGCCTACATAAAATCATATTCTAGAGATATATTCAAAGCTGCAATACTTAACCCTAGTGATATTACAATATTTTTAATAGAAGATGAAAGTCCAAATGCATTTGTAGCTGGAGGCATGAATATTTTTATTCATACTGGCTTAATTGAAATGTGTGAAACCCCTGAAGAATTAATAGGAGTAATAGCACATGAAACAGCTCATATTGCTGGAGGACATTTAGCAAGAATACATTCGCAAGTTGAAAACTCTAAGAATAATGTCCTTTACTCATTGCTATTAGCTACCGTAGTTGGCTTAGGAAGTAAAAACAGTCAAGCGGGGACAGCCATTTTAGCAGGAGGAACAGAAACAAGCAAAAGAGGATTGCTTCACTATTCTAGAACTCAAGAATCTGTTGCGGACTCTAATGCCATAAGGTATCTAGAAAAAAATAATATATCCTCTAAAGGATTATTAAGTTTTATGGAAAAATTGGAGAAAAATTCTTTATTACCAGAAAGCTCTCAAGCTGAGTACCTAAGAACTCATCCCTTATCAAAAAATAGAATAGAGATAATTAAAAACAGAACAGCAAGCTCCAATAAAAAAAGCAAAAAATTAGATAGAGTTAAGTTTGATATAATAAAAAATAAAATTTATAGCTTCTTAAACCCTAGAAAAGTCTTGTCTAAAATAAAACAACCAAATAATTTTATAGATAGTTATTCTTTAGTAATTGCTAACTATAAAACTGGAAACACCGAGAAAGCGATAGAAATAATAGATATTCTAATAACAGAGCAAAAAAACAACCCTTATCTACATGAGCTAAAAGGAGAAATTTTGAGAAATAGCGGACAAATTAATAAATCAATATTAGCCTATAAAGAAGCTAATAAAAAGGTTAATTCAGCTCTAATAAAAATAGAATTAGCTAAAGCGATGTCAGAATCCAATAACCCGTTATATGATAATCAAATAATTGATCTGTTAAATGAAAGCTTACGAATAGAAAAAAACTCTTTAACCTCTTGGAAGTTATTAGCAAAGACATATAAGAAACAAGGTAATGAAGCTTTATTCAGATTATCTCAAGCAGAAGCTGATTTATTAACAAGAGATTTTATAAAGGCTAAATTTAACTCTAAAAGAGCAGAAAATATATTAAAAGAAAAACAAAAGACTTGCCAAAGGTGCAAAGATATTGTAAGTTTCATAGAGAAACAATCAAAAACTAAATAA